One region of Triticum aestivum cultivar Chinese Spring chromosome 6B, IWGSC CS RefSeq v2.1, whole genome shotgun sequence genomic DNA includes:
- the LOC123138112 gene encoding uncharacterized protein — translation MPPRVPPRLPPGRRRRYDHHSAPTTYPPPPPSPIPPGYRRSDGHGFEGEVDSDRWTRPRDGFEGGQPRVEVDSNLRTPAHRRHHPAPSAPFAPVQRNTYPPPVMPTGRRPDGSEGGSRQLEVDPDPRTRPRDGSEGGPPRLEVDSDLRTTNRHLSRAQYIEELLDKAELPQRREVTDQTVSGTDAIFPPSRPVFALSPTRLTIKYYVRVDMCGFFHTYPTLSGPFQSLQEVQDAINSEHAKQCEMMCMDGLSMIERKVRRALYWPDGIRRNTLEAQAFEKSRRPEVWMLKALLDKYNDDNNLSEDIAYELVDILCAKAIREPKGSL, via the exons ATGCCGCCGCGCGTGCCGCCCCGCTTGCCGCCAGGTCGTCGCCGCCGCTACGACCACCACTCGGCTCCCACCACCtacccgccgcctccgccgtctccCATACCGCCCGGATACCGCCGCTCCGATGGACACGGATTTGAAGGCGAAGTCGACTCCGACCGCTGGACGAGGCCCCGCGACGGATTTGAAGGCGGGCAGCCACGAGTCGAGGTCGACTCCAACCTCCGGACGCCCGcacaccgccgccaccacccgGCTCCCTCCGCTCCCTTCGCTCCCGTGCAAAGAAACACCTACCCGCCGCCTGTCATGCCGACCGGACGCCGCCCTGACGGATCTGAAGGCGGGTCGCGACAACTCGAAGTCGACCCCGACCCCCGGACGAGGCCCCGTGACGGATCGGAAGGTGGGCCGCCACGACTCGAAGTCGACTCCGACCTCCGGACGACGAACCGTCATCTGTCCCGTGCGCAATACATTGAAGAATTACTCGATAAAGCCGAGCTGCCTCAACG GCGCGAGGTCACGGACCAGACAGTGAGTGGTACCGATGCAATATTCCCACCATCACGCCCCGTTTTTGCACTCAGCCCTACTCGCCTGACTATCAAATATTATGTCAGAGTTGATATGTGTGGTTTTTTCCACACATATCCTACTCTGTCCGGGCCATTTCAGAGCTTACAGGAGGTCCAAGATGCTATCAACTCTGAGCATGCTAAACAGTGTGAAATGAT GTGCATGGATGGGCTTTCCATGATTGAAAGGAAAGTACGCCGTGCCCTTTACTGGCCTGATGGCATAAGGAGAAATACTTTGGAAGCGCAAGCTTTTGAGAAGAGCCGTAGGCCTGAAGTATGGATGCTTAAAGCATTACTGGACAAGTACAATGATGATAACAATCTGTCAGAG GATATTGCATATGAACTCGTAGACATTCTATGTGCTAAAGCAATTCGTGAGCCAAAAGGTTCCCTATAG